One window of the Streptomyces asoensis genome contains the following:
- a CDS encoding nucleoside deaminase — protein MALNDHDLPASGADRSTTVTEAELPYLRRCIELAAEAVEAGDGPFGSVLVDADGKILAEDRNRESTTGDPTRHPEFELARWAATHLSAEERATATVYTSGEHCPMCAAAHGWAGLGRIVYASSSQQARDWKAEWGVPVTSPLSPLSIQDVVPGLEVAGPVPELAEQVRELQWRFRTGSSASG, from the coding sequence GTGGCCCTCAACGACCACGACCTTCCCGCGAGCGGCGCCGACCGCTCCACCACCGTCACCGAAGCCGAACTGCCCTATCTGCGCCGCTGCATCGAGCTGGCGGCCGAGGCGGTGGAGGCCGGCGACGGGCCGTTCGGATCCGTGCTCGTCGATGCGGACGGCAAGATCCTTGCCGAGGACCGTAACCGCGAGTCCACCACGGGCGACCCGACCCGGCACCCCGAATTCGAACTCGCCCGCTGGGCCGCGACCCACCTGAGCGCAGAGGAGCGGGCCACGGCGACCGTGTACACCTCGGGTGAGCACTGCCCGATGTGCGCGGCCGCCCACGGGTGGGCAGGACTGGGCCGCATCGTGTACGCCAGCTCGTCCCAGCAGGCTCGGGACTGGAAGGCGGAGTGGGGCGTCCCCGTCACCTCGCCCTTGAGTCCGCTGTCCATCCAGGACGTCGTGCCCGGTCTCGAGGTGGCAGGTCCCGTCCCGGAACTCGCCGAACAGGTACGTGAGTTGCAATGGCGCTTCCGCACCGGGAGCAGCGCGAGCGGCTGA
- a CDS encoding cupin domain-containing protein: MVGSRGEGGEQAAREKAHVETGLPATAFCVVKGEIEFTIGDRKVVGEPGAFAHMPKGEPHGFTNRGNEDATLLIMFYPICNREDYFRGLGRLTANGRNPSLEEL, from the coding sequence GTGGTCGGCTCCCGAGGGGAGGGCGGAGAGCAGGCCGCCCGTGAGAAGGCGCATGTGGAGACGGGCCTGCCCGCAACGGCGTTCTGCGTGGTGAAGGGCGAGATCGAGTTCACCATCGGCGACCGCAAGGTGGTGGGCGAACCCGGCGCGTTCGCCCACATGCCCAAGGGCGAGCCGCACGGCTTCACGAACAGGGGCAACGAGGACGCCACGCTGCTGATCATGTTCTACCCGATCTGCAACCGTGAGGACTACTTCCGCGGCCTGGGGCGCTTGACGGCCAACGGGCGCAACCCCAGCCTGGAGGAACTGTAG
- a CDS encoding cupin domain-containing protein yields MIPDDDPSRSLTVANPDDPGTTYVSLVGNTYAMLVTGEQTNGRYCLIDMRVPDGGGPPPHRHDFEEMFTLLEGEIEFTFRGEKHTVRAGSTINIPANAPHNFRNASGAPARMLCMCTPAGQDEYFMRIGDVVAGKDAPPPQLSESELAERRRRAAELASTYRSEFL; encoded by the coding sequence ATGATCCCCGACGACGATCCGTCGCGCTCGCTGACCGTGGCGAACCCCGACGACCCCGGCACGACGTATGTCTCGCTGGTGGGCAACACGTACGCCATGCTGGTCACCGGTGAGCAGACCAACGGCCGATACTGCCTGATCGACATGCGCGTCCCCGACGGCGGAGGCCCGCCGCCGCACCGGCACGACTTCGAGGAGATGTTCACGCTCCTCGAGGGCGAGATCGAGTTCACCTTCCGCGGCGAGAAGCACACCGTACGGGCCGGGTCCACGATCAACATCCCGGCCAACGCGCCGCACAACTTCCGCAACGCATCGGGTGCACCGGCCCGCATGCTGTGCATGTGCACCCCCGCCGGCCAGGACGAGTACTTCATGCGCATCGGTGACGTCGTCGCCGGCAAGGACGCGCCGCCGCCGCAGCTGTCGGAGAGCGAGCTCGCGGAACGCCGCCGCCGCGCTGCCGAATTGGCCTCGACCTACCGAAGCGAGTTCCTGTAG
- a CDS encoding NADP-dependent oxidoreductase: MKAVRFHQYGDPDVLRYEDAEQPVPSAGQVRVRVAATSFNPVDANIRAGFMQGPIPVTLPHTPGIDVAGTVDALGEGVTGIQVGDQVIGFLPMEGPGAAAEYVLAPAEALTPAPKSVALSDAAALPLVGLTAWQALFEQAKLTTGQRVLINGAGGAVGGYAVQLAKQAGAFVIATAGPRSSRRVTAAGADEVIDHTTADVVAAVSRPVDVVLNLAPVEPAQLDALLGLIRPGGVLVNTTVWMPAPTDEERGVCGIDLFVRSDAEQLSHLAELIDGGELRIEVARRVPLAELPALHADAAAGALPSGKVVVTPGA, encoded by the coding sequence ATGAAAGCAGTGCGTTTCCACCAGTACGGTGACCCCGATGTCCTGCGTTACGAGGACGCGGAGCAGCCGGTTCCGAGCGCCGGGCAGGTGCGGGTCCGTGTTGCGGCGACGTCGTTCAACCCGGTCGACGCCAACATCCGCGCCGGTTTCATGCAGGGGCCGATCCCTGTGACGCTGCCGCACACACCCGGCATCGACGTCGCCGGCACGGTCGACGCGCTCGGCGAGGGCGTGACCGGCATCCAGGTCGGGGACCAGGTCATCGGCTTCCTGCCGATGGAGGGACCCGGCGCCGCCGCCGAGTACGTCCTGGCACCGGCTGAGGCCCTGACGCCGGCGCCCAAGAGCGTCGCGCTGTCCGACGCGGCCGCGCTGCCGCTGGTGGGCCTGACCGCGTGGCAGGCGCTGTTCGAGCAGGCCAAGTTGACGACGGGGCAGCGCGTGCTGATCAACGGCGCGGGCGGAGCGGTCGGCGGCTACGCCGTGCAGTTGGCCAAGCAGGCCGGCGCCTTCGTGATCGCCACGGCCGGTCCGCGCAGCAGCCGGCGCGTCACGGCCGCGGGTGCGGACGAGGTCATCGACCACACGACCGCCGACGTCGTCGCGGCGGTGAGCCGGCCGGTCGACGTCGTGCTCAACCTCGCGCCGGTCGAACCGGCACAGCTGGATGCGCTCCTCGGCCTGATCCGCCCCGGCGGTGTCCTGGTGAACACCACCGTGTGGATGCCCGCGCCCACCGACGAGGAGCGCGGCGTATGCGGCATCGACCTGTTCGTCCGCAGCGACGCGGAGCAGCTGTCGCACCTGGCGGAGCTGATCGACGGCGGCGAGCTGCGCATCGAGGTCGCCCGGCGGGTGCCGCTGGCCGAGCTGCCGGCCCTGCACGCCGACGCCGCCGCGGGCGCACTGCCCAGCGGCAAGGTCGTCGTCACGCCCGGCGCCTGA
- a CDS encoding helix-turn-helix domain-containing protein → MTSRPRFLGPGGKVGTFKVDADSTGTGRGTWEPFIDTWNERMGDLYPLPEFSAPTVDGFRGTMRSVTLEDTAINELWASSPVSTQAVGTHEHDQIRLYVGLRGAVALQDPHDQGGDAYVSADTYFMHHVVTENHFHTTPVIGTRIFIFPGDALRSLVAGEPRTGQATSPASQMLMAHTSMVQRTVSDLSPAGAHASRNALLELAKGLILDHFDDREPTFTPALAQAAKDLAEARLTDAELSPAAIAAQLHVSVRTLQRAFASLDESFSAYIRRRRLEEAAEALTASGSRLSVSEAAALWHFTDSSHFIRAFKKQYHATPAQFARRLT, encoded by the coding sequence ATGACGAGCAGGCCGCGTTTCCTTGGTCCGGGCGGCAAGGTGGGCACATTCAAGGTCGACGCCGACTCCACCGGCACCGGTCGCGGAACGTGGGAACCGTTCATCGACACCTGGAACGAGCGTATGGGGGACCTGTACCCGCTGCCGGAATTCAGCGCTCCCACGGTCGACGGCTTCCGGGGAACGATGCGCTCGGTGACCCTGGAAGACACCGCCATCAACGAACTCTGGGCATCCTCACCCGTGAGCACCCAGGCAGTCGGAACGCACGAGCACGATCAGATCAGGTTGTACGTCGGGCTGCGCGGCGCGGTGGCCCTCCAGGACCCGCACGATCAGGGCGGTGACGCGTACGTCTCGGCCGACACCTACTTCATGCACCATGTCGTGACGGAGAATCACTTCCACACCACGCCCGTGATCGGCACGCGCATCTTCATCTTTCCCGGCGACGCTCTGCGCTCCCTGGTCGCCGGTGAACCACGCACCGGTCAGGCCACCTCGCCCGCGTCACAGATGCTCATGGCACACACCAGCATGGTGCAGCGGACCGTGAGCGACCTCAGCCCGGCGGGAGCGCACGCGTCCCGCAACGCCCTGCTCGAACTCGCCAAAGGGCTGATCCTCGACCACTTCGACGACCGCGAGCCCACCTTCACCCCGGCGCTGGCGCAGGCGGCCAAGGACCTGGCCGAGGCCCGGCTCACCGACGCCGAGTTGTCGCCAGCCGCGATAGCCGCGCAACTGCACGTATCAGTACGCACCTTGCAGCGGGCCTTCGCGAGTCTGGACGAGTCGTTCAGCGCCTACATCCGCCGCCGGCGCCTGGAGGAAGCGGCCGAGGCGCTCACCGCCTCCGGATCACGACTCAGCGTCTCCGAGGCCGCCGCACTCTGGCATTTCACCGACAGCAGCCACTTCATCCGCGCGTTCAAGAAGCAATATCATGCGACACCAGCGCAATTCGCACGCCGCCTGACGTGA
- a CDS encoding snapalysin family zinc-dependent metalloprotease: MHVRTLTGGLAAACLMSLALAGGQAAATPQAQNAPAAARVLIYDAGGSAEFRSAVDRGAAIWNESVDTVELRPAAAGQRANIRVLADNGWPRALPTTLGSGTVYIGRQAVDQGYDTVRISAHELGHILGLPDRKPGPCSSLMSGSSAGTACTNPYPNSAEKAEVEGNFDGALVGRTPAERAEVIVD, encoded by the coding sequence ATGCACGTCCGTACGCTGACCGGTGGCCTGGCCGCTGCCTGTCTGATGTCTTTGGCCCTGGCAGGCGGTCAGGCCGCGGCCACCCCCCAGGCGCAGAACGCCCCGGCAGCCGCCCGTGTCCTGATCTATGACGCCGGCGGCTCCGCGGAGTTCCGCAGTGCCGTCGACCGGGGCGCGGCGATCTGGAACGAGAGCGTCGACACCGTCGAGCTCCGACCCGCCGCCGCCGGGCAACGGGCGAACATACGAGTCCTCGCGGACAACGGCTGGCCGCGCGCCCTGCCCACCACACTGGGCAGCGGCACCGTGTACATCGGACGCCAGGCCGTCGACCAGGGCTATGACACGGTCCGCATCTCCGCCCACGAGCTCGGGCACATCCTGGGTCTGCCGGATCGCAAGCCCGGTCCCTGCTCGAGTCTGATGTCCGGTTCCAGCGCGGGCACCGCGTGCACGAACCCGTACCCGAACTCCGCGGAGAAGGCGGAGGTCGAGGGGAACTTCGACGGAGCCCTCGTCGGCCGGACCCCGGCGGAGCGCGCCGAGGTGATCGTGGACTGA
- a CDS encoding TetR/AcrR family transcriptional regulator — MSVQERKERERAGRERLIVATARELAEQQGWDAVTTRRLAERIEYSQPVLYSHFRGKREIIGAVALEGAAEMAAALRAAASAVDGPHARVTALARAYLDFAERNPAVYDAMFQLDGGLAFAKEDTPEPLKDAFAALLESLGEVAGDGIHPALFTEVFWAALHGLATLTRAGRLPPGDTERRVELLVDRLARA; from the coding sequence ATGTCGGTACAGGAACGCAAGGAGCGCGAACGGGCGGGCCGCGAGCGCCTCATCGTGGCGACGGCACGCGAACTCGCCGAGCAGCAGGGCTGGGACGCGGTCACCACCCGCCGGCTCGCCGAGCGCATCGAGTACAGCCAGCCCGTCCTCTACAGCCACTTTCGCGGCAAGCGCGAGATCATCGGCGCCGTCGCCCTCGAGGGTGCCGCCGAGATGGCCGCGGCACTGCGGGCCGCGGCCTCCGCCGTGGACGGCCCGCACGCCCGTGTCACCGCCCTCGCCCGCGCCTACCTCGACTTCGCCGAGCGCAACCCGGCGGTCTACGACGCCATGTTCCAGCTGGACGGTGGCCTGGCGTTCGCGAAGGAGGACACCCCGGAGCCTCTGAAGGACGCCTTCGCCGCCCTGCTGGAGAGCCTCGGCGAGGTCGCCGGGGACGGCATCCATCCGGCGCTGTTCACCGAGGTGTTCTGGGCGGCCCTGCACGGGCTGGCGACCCTGACCCGGGCGGGACGGCTGCCGCCGGGGGACACCGAGCGGAGGGTGGAACTGCTGGTGGACCGGCTCGCCAGGGCCTGA
- a CDS encoding DUF1772 domain-containing protein — MLNALEVFTTVVVGVMVGVEFSVAFFVNPILNGLPGDNGLRGRTHGARLLGAVMPFWYIGSLALSAVWAIAGWHHDGAALVVTAAALLILSVVMSILLLVPINNRVRTWTADGLPTDWKQQMNRWDRFHYVRVAVIVAAFALLVAALA, encoded by the coding sequence ATGCTCAATGCACTCGAGGTCTTCACCACCGTGGTCGTCGGCGTGATGGTGGGGGTGGAGTTCTCCGTCGCCTTCTTCGTCAACCCGATCCTCAACGGCCTCCCCGGCGACAACGGCCTGCGCGGCCGCACCCACGGGGCCCGGCTGCTCGGCGCCGTGATGCCGTTCTGGTACATCGGCTCGCTCGCCCTCAGTGCGGTCTGGGCCATCGCCGGATGGCACCACGACGGCGCCGCCCTCGTCGTCACCGCCGCCGCGCTGCTGATCCTCAGCGTGGTCATGTCGATCCTGCTGCTCGTCCCGATCAACAACCGGGTCAGGACGTGGACCGCCGACGGCCTGCCGACCGACTGGAAGCAGCAGATGAACCGCTGGGACCGCTTCCACTACGTCCGCGTCGCCGTCATCGTCGCCGCCTTCGCCCTGCTGGTCGCCGCGCTCGCCTGA
- a CDS encoding DUF4436 family protein codes for MPVLIPIAFLIVVAVAVGSWLQFTERQAVDTVHTAGSSAADRVDVEAVVQSVDAAGRELVLRVWVTPRGTLGEADGAAPVADLSLQTSGATLSDLEFTAHERLATRDVQVALTGGSISDYPFDTYETDIAFRAQLGGKQVPVRMLFSNNDTLFSISAQPAPSRQEAVMALELARSGSLLVFAVFMMVVMWALAASVLIGAWYLTTGSEGLVWPGLAWMAATLFALAAFRNTAPGTPPIGCVLDWFAFLWAETVIALCLITVVITGVNKALHRDAQPT; via the coding sequence CTGCCCGTGCTCATCCCCATCGCGTTCCTGATCGTGGTCGCGGTGGCCGTTGGCTCGTGGTTGCAGTTCACCGAGCGGCAGGCGGTCGACACGGTGCACACCGCCGGATCCTCGGCCGCCGACCGGGTGGACGTGGAGGCCGTCGTCCAAAGTGTCGACGCCGCGGGCAGAGAGCTGGTACTGCGGGTCTGGGTGACCCCGCGCGGGACTCTCGGCGAGGCGGACGGGGCGGCCCCGGTGGCCGATCTCAGCCTCCAGACCTCGGGGGCGACCCTCAGCGACCTGGAGTTCACGGCGCATGAGCGGCTCGCGACGAGAGACGTCCAGGTTGCGCTCACAGGCGGATCGATCAGTGACTACCCGTTCGACACCTACGAGACCGACATCGCGTTCCGGGCGCAGCTGGGCGGCAAGCAGGTGCCCGTACGGATGCTGTTCTCCAACAACGACACGCTCTTCTCGATCTCCGCGCAACCTGCGCCCTCCCGGCAGGAGGCCGTGATGGCGCTGGAGCTGGCGCGATCGGGCAGCCTGCTCGTCTTCGCGGTCTTCATGATGGTGGTGATGTGGGCGCTGGCGGCGTCCGTGCTCATCGGGGCCTGGTACCTGACGACCGGCAGCGAGGGCCTTGTCTGGCCCGGCCTCGCCTGGATGGCCGCCACCCTGTTCGCTCTCGCCGCGTTCCGCAACACCGCCCCCGGCACACCCCCGATCGGCTGCGTGCTGGACTGGTTCGCCTTCCTGTGGGCCGAGACCGTCATCGCCCTCTGCCTGATCACCGTGGTCATCACCGGCGTCAACAAGGCCCTCCACCGGGACGCGCAGCCCACGTAG
- a CDS encoding serine hydrolase domain-containing protein, with protein MAALGTAGGAMAVVVVAGVANPHAYASGDDRETRGAEVLHELVPSPDGPGCAAAVGVRGSVVREAGRGKADLTTGRAITSKTVFDMASNSKQFTADAVLLLAGRHQLALNEPLSDYLDNPPAWARDVTPGDLMRHTSGIPDHQELLEAKGIELTDPAGQEEAIAAILDSQPQASPGEGFSCSNSHYVLLAHVVERVTGKPFPTFIQQEFFSPLDLRMVLSPAVDVPGKAKSYDEKDGSCTPDSSPWKRYGDGSVPTAPGALVRWAGHYGTGRIGGTELLAGVTDGAVSVGDALRPRGIEQGRYGAGILPLPDAANRLLGIWTK; from the coding sequence ATGGCGGCGTTGGGTACCGCCGGGGGCGCCATGGCTGTGGTCGTAGTGGCCGGTGTCGCGAACCCGCACGCCTACGCGAGCGGCGATGACCGGGAAACGCGCGGCGCGGAGGTTCTCCACGAGCTGGTGCCTTCCCCCGACGGCCCGGGCTGTGCGGCAGCTGTCGGCGTACGGGGAAGCGTTGTCCGGGAGGCGGGGAGAGGGAAAGCCGATCTGACGACAGGGCGCGCCATCACCTCGAAGACGGTCTTCGACATGGCCTCCAACTCCAAGCAATTCACCGCAGACGCGGTCCTGTTGCTGGCCGGGCGGCACCAACTCGCGCTGAACGAGCCCCTGTCCGACTACCTAGACAACCCTCCGGCCTGGGCGCGGGACGTCACGCCGGGCGACCTGATGCGCCACACGAGCGGCATTCCCGACCACCAGGAACTGCTGGAGGCCAAGGGCATCGAGCTGACAGATCCGGCCGGCCAGGAGGAAGCGATCGCGGCCATCCTCGACTCACAGCCACAGGCTTCGCCAGGGGAGGGCTTCTCCTGCTCCAACTCCCACTACGTCCTCCTGGCGCATGTCGTCGAGAGGGTGACCGGCAAGCCGTTCCCGACCTTCATCCAGCAGGAGTTCTTCTCCCCGCTGGATCTGCGCATGGTTTTGTCCCCGGCAGTGGACGTTCCCGGAAAGGCGAAGTCGTACGACGAGAAGGACGGCTCCTGCACTCCCGACTCCTCCCCCTGGAAGCGGTACGGAGACGGGTCCGTCCCAACCGCCCCCGGGGCACTCGTCCGCTGGGCCGGCCATTACGGCACTGGTCGCATCGGCGGAACCGAACTGCTCGCCGGCGTCACGGACGGAGCGGTGAGTGTGGGCGATGCCCTGCGCCCGCGGGGCATCGAGCAAGGGCGCTACGGGGCCGGAATCCTCCCTCTCCCCGACGCGGCAAACCGACTGCTGGGTATCTGGACCAAGTGA
- a CDS encoding alpha/beta hydrolase yields MAEHDIGPGPLPSFSGTGTPVRSRARHTPPRLSRRARTKAALLAACLGVLGTVGTAPSSAQSTPAGGPPPRHPARFVPGPCPQTPEPVPGRCGFLEVPENRERPTRRTIRLAVAIIPAASKTRAADPVVFMEGGPGGDAFGAIPFLIDSDVNRDRDLIVVAQRGALHSQPNLACPEMDRFNATAVGLPYDAPSTGRGLVRAAKACRDRLTAEGNDLTAYNTTENAADFAALRKALGIKKWNVYGYSYGTDLGLTYLRRHPQGIRSLAIDSVVPPQIVSLPWAWDSAQEGINAIFAACAAQPACRSRYPHLSRTLTQQVRRLEANPLRLTVPPPGGGTPVKVVLDGGTLVNLLVTNGQLVPSVDVPAALYELAAGNPERLARAQAAGATPAIGEFAHGLTHSVACAEWVPGFSKRDVLEAGRRAFPGWPDSVLAHAPQLPFEHDLCRVWNVPDRTAVQRVATRSKVPALIITGTFDAKTGASWGPFTGRTLPRSTAVVIPGITHWVVPQNPCAASVLRSFLARPTAPDTGCVPGVRPKPFTIVP; encoded by the coding sequence ATGGCGGAACACGACATCGGTCCCGGGCCCCTGCCCTCCTTCTCCGGGACCGGGACACCTGTACGGAGCCGGGCTCGACACACCCCTCCACGACTCAGCCGGAGGGCGCGTACGAAGGCGGCGCTCCTCGCCGCCTGTCTGGGTGTCCTCGGTACGGTCGGGACCGCGCCGAGCAGCGCCCAGTCGACGCCCGCCGGCGGGCCGCCGCCGCGGCATCCGGCGCGCTTCGTGCCGGGCCCCTGCCCACAGACGCCCGAGCCCGTTCCCGGGCGGTGCGGGTTCCTGGAGGTCCCCGAGAACCGCGAGCGCCCCACGAGGCGGACCATCCGGCTGGCCGTCGCCATCATCCCGGCAGCGTCGAAGACGCGGGCCGCGGACCCCGTGGTGTTCATGGAGGGCGGTCCCGGCGGAGACGCGTTCGGAGCCATCCCCTTCCTGATCGACTCCGACGTGAACCGCGACCGCGATCTGATCGTCGTGGCCCAGCGCGGCGCCCTCCACTCACAGCCGAACCTCGCCTGCCCGGAGATGGACCGGTTCAACGCGACCGCCGTCGGCCTGCCCTACGACGCGCCGTCCACCGGACGAGGGCTGGTACGCGCGGCGAAGGCGTGCCGGGACCGTCTGACGGCCGAGGGGAACGACCTCACGGCCTACAACACCACCGAGAACGCCGCGGACTTCGCCGCCCTCCGCAAGGCCCTGGGCATCAAGAAGTGGAACGTCTACGGCTACTCCTACGGCACCGACCTGGGCCTCACCTACCTGCGCCGGCACCCCCAGGGCATCCGCTCGCTGGCGATCGACTCGGTCGTGCCGCCACAGATCGTGAGCCTGCCGTGGGCCTGGGACAGCGCCCAGGAGGGGATCAACGCGATCTTCGCGGCATGTGCGGCCCAGCCCGCGTGCAGGTCCCGCTACCCCCACCTCTCCCGCACGCTCACGCAGCAGGTCCGGCGGCTGGAGGCGAACCCCCTGAGGCTGACCGTGCCGCCGCCCGGTGGCGGAACCCCGGTGAAGGTCGTCCTCGACGGGGGCACGCTGGTGAACCTGCTGGTCACCAACGGCCAACTGGTTCCCTCCGTCGACGTCCCCGCGGCGCTCTACGAACTCGCCGCCGGCAATCCGGAGCGCCTCGCGCGGGCCCAGGCCGCCGGCGCGACGCCCGCCATCGGCGAGTTCGCCCACGGGCTGACACACTCGGTGGCCTGCGCCGAGTGGGTCCCGGGCTTCTCGAAGCGCGACGTGCTCGAGGCGGGTCGCCGGGCCTTCCCCGGATGGCCGGACTCGGTGCTGGCCCACGCACCGCAGCTGCCCTTCGAGCACGACCTGTGCCGCGTCTGGAACGTCCCGGACCGCACCGCGGTCCAGCGGGTGGCCACCCGCAGCAAGGTGCCCGCGCTCATCATCACCGGAACCTTCGACGCCAAGACCGGGGCGAGCTGGGGGCCGTTCACCGGCCGTACGCTGCCCCGCTCGACCGCGG